In Acropora palmata chromosome 7, jaAcrPala1.3, whole genome shotgun sequence, one genomic interval encodes:
- the LOC141886512 gene encoding uncharacterized protein LOC141886512 has product MSGRKRPAPAQRSIMDFFDTKKRDFAAAHATYHNCLEDECDIDESNEYYNAVEQTKVQFVADVACWILSPKPPEQDFPRENLEIPDNVTPVDLISNVGSRAGSRLSRRSKGSIASSVSSACAKAPAKRAALEAEAANLESFQAIQKEELCLLRFKNREDPSPCVRDPNDPANYTGKTLSEDQKLELLTVKFSFPHAFEFPTTAGRRFQPSWMEKRPWLRYSIRNDTGNCIYCICFSNNTVPNESPFISKGFKNWKKAGDERLDTLACSEEHQLSKENMTNFLKTRRSGNGISARLQRQEAKQQHRTMKDVVSIIDVVIALGHRGIPLRGNWNPSKRNEDRNFYFFVDWKPKYDPELKDHLDHASGNAKYTSPRIQNEIINLCDSFIRNHVRASIPKSWSVMADETQDCSTTEQLSLCLQYLSSKNEVCEEFIGFVRFEKLDAQTIAETLLHALREWGFNMSGLVGQGYDGASVMSSGWNGVQAKFAETYPNAMYIHCRSHVLNLAILRSCKALRSIQNLFDNVSKLMWFLSGSAKRKEIFLQTAAASDDSELLSALVACADEDKEDESAKTLEEGSKRQTVPKFCGTRWSAKVTSLSALLAKYGSVLLALDEISFKPISVQSNEGFQPIFETIHTKC; this is encoded by the exons ATGTCGGGAAGAAAGCGCCCGGCTCCCGCTCAACGAAGTATAATGGACTTCTTTGACACCAAAAAAAGG GATTTTGCTGCGGCTCACGCCACGTATCACAATTGTCTGGAAGACGAGTGCGATATTGACGAATCAAATGAATATTATAACGCAGTTGAGCAGACAAAGGTACAATTTGTAGCCGATGTTGCCTGCTGGATTCTATCCCCAAAACCTCCGGAGCAAGATTTCCCTCGGGAAAACCTCGAAATTCCCGACAATGTAACTCCTGTAGATTTAATTAGTAATGTGGGCTCACGTGCTGGGTCAAGACTCTCCCGCCGCTCAAAAGGATCGATCGCTAGCTCCGTTTCGTCTGCATGTGCTAAAGCCCCTGCTAAACGAGCAGCTTTAGAAGCCGAGGCTGCTAATTTAGAGAGTTTTCAAGCTATACAGAAGGAAGAGCTATGCCTTTTAAGGTTTAAAAACAGAGAAG ACCCAAGTCCATGTGTTAGAGATCCCAATGACCCAGCGAATTATACCGGTAAAACGTTATCCGAAGACCAAAAGCTTGAGCTTCTAACTGTAAAGTTTAGCTTTCCGCACGCATTTGAGTTTCCCACTACAGCCGGAAGGCGTTTCCAACCATCGTGGATGGAGAAGCGGCCATGGCTGCGATACAGCATTAGAAATGACACAGGTAACTGTATCTATTGTATATGTTTTTCCAACAATACTGTTCCGAATGAATCGCCATTTATCTCAAAAGGCTTCAAAAACTGGAAGAAAGCAGGTGATGAGCGCCTTGACACCCTTGCGTGCAGTGAAGAACACCAactttcaaaggaaaacatgACTAACTTCCTTAAGACACGCCGCTCAGGCAATGGCATCAGTGCAAGACTACAAAGACAGGAAGCCAAGCAACAGCATCGCACAATGAAAGACGTTGTGTCTATTATTGATGTAGTCATTGCATTAGGACACAGGGGCATTCCATTAAGAGGTAATTGGAATCCTtctaaaagaaatgaagatcggaatttctatttctttgttgACTGGAAACCCAAATATGATCCAGAACTCAAAGACCATTTGGATCATGCTTCCGGTAATGCTAAGTACACATCTCCGAGGATTCAGAACGAAATAATCAATTTGTGTGACAGTTTCATTAGAAACCATGTCCGAGCATCAATACCAAAGTCTTGGAGTGTAATGGCCGACGAAACGCAAGATTGTTCTACAACTGAACAACTCAGTTTATGTCTGCAATATCTGAGCAGTAAAAATGAAGTCTGTGAAGAATTTATTGGATTCGTAAGATTTGAAAAATTGGATGCCCAGACCATTGCGGAAACTTTGTTACACGCACTACGAGAATGGGGCTTTAATATGTCCGGGCTAGTTGGCCAAGGATATGACGGAGCAAGCGTCATGAGTTCAGGTTGGAATGGGGTGCAAGCTAAATTTGCAGAAACGTATCCTAATGCCATGTACATTCATTGCAGATCCCACGTTTTGAACCTTGCAATCTTGCGCAGTTGCAAAGCTTTGCGATCCATTCAGAATCTGTTTGATAATGTCAGCAAACTTATGTGGTTTCTTAGTGGCAGCgccaaaaggaaagaaatatttcttcagACGGCCGCGGCCTCCGATGACAGTGAACTGTTGAGCGCTCTAGTTGCATGTGCTGATGAAGACAAAGAAGATGAATCTGCGAAAACATTGGAGGAAGGAAGCAAGCGACAGACTGTACCGAAATTCTGTGGTACTCGTTGGAGTGCAAAAGTTACTTCCCTCTCTGCTCTTCTAGCTAAATATGGCTCTGTACTTCTAGCTCTGGATGAAATTTCCTTCAAGCCAATCTCTGTTCAAAGTAACGAAGGCTTTCAACCCATTTTTGAAACCATCCATACAAAGTGTTAA